The bacterium DNA segment CGTTCTTGAATGGCGCTGCGATCAATCCGAATCGAGCAGCTCATGTCTGACCTGGTCCCAATCGAGCACCGGGTCGGTTGGGTCTCGAAGGCGCTCAAGGGCCACCTCGAGATCGTCATAGTCCTCCAGATACCGTTCCAAAGCCTGGCGAATGATCTCAGCCCGGCTGCGCTTCAAATCCTCGGCGGCCGCATCCAGCGCATCAACCAGTTCGTCGGGAACCCGGGCGGTGATTTGGCTCATTCGGACTCCTTGGTCATCTGGAAGTCGTTCGAGTTGCTTGACATCAATGTAATGTCAGATGATCCCAGTGGCAACAAGCGGCGCACACACCAGTCTGCTGCTGTCTCCTCATCGAGGCGAGCGGGATTGACAGGAGCTCCCATGACAGCCGGGAACCTCCGGGGTCTTGTTTCGGAGGGTGGGTTCTGGTATCCTTGTGGGGAGTTTTTTCTGGCTTCTGTTGGCTTATTGCCGGTTGAAGGAGGGATTGCAATGGTGTCCCCCCCCCCCCCCATCTTTTGGGATGATGGAGCGTTTGAGCGGCGCGGGATTTGTGATGTTGCGCTTCGCTGGTTTGTTGCGCCCGGCTGGTTG contains these protein-coding regions:
- a CDS encoding ribbon-helix-helix protein, CopG family, with translation MSQITARVPDELVDALDAAAEDLKRSRAEIIRQALERYLEDYDDLEVALERLRDPTDPVLDWDQVRHELLDSD